A genomic stretch from Bordetella sp. N includes:
- a CDS encoding LysR family transcriptional regulator, whose translation MSALSRASMPTPITLRQFEYFLALAETGQVSKAALRCNVSQSTMTIALRNLEDALDVPLFVRHAKGLRLTDEGERFVRHAQNVTGAFDRALDDMRAAPDEVSGSLRLGVTETISAYLMPAVIAAVTQRFPNLSLQVMELERPAVEQRLLRGQLDLGLVIVSNLTRFDKLQYDTMLRSPRRLWTHPDHCLQQAAKVSLRDVSEADYIMLDMDEHIETVGKYWGRYGLAPRVHYQSRSPEAVRSLVALQQGVTILSDLVYRPWSLEGRRILRRDISDEVPTMDIGGVWRKSSGLGRSGELLMNFLRTSIKALANA comes from the coding sequence TTGAGTGCCCTATCCCGCGCGTCCATGCCCACTCCCATCACCTTGCGGCAGTTCGAGTACTTCCTTGCCCTGGCGGAAACTGGTCAGGTCTCGAAGGCAGCCCTGCGTTGCAACGTATCGCAGTCGACCATGACCATTGCCTTGCGCAATCTGGAAGACGCGCTGGACGTGCCGTTATTCGTGCGGCATGCCAAAGGGCTGCGCCTGACCGACGAAGGCGAACGCTTCGTGCGCCATGCGCAGAACGTGACCGGCGCCTTCGACCGGGCGCTCGACGACATGCGCGCGGCGCCGGACGAAGTCAGCGGCAGCTTGCGGCTGGGCGTGACGGAAACGATCTCCGCCTACCTCATGCCTGCCGTCATCGCCGCCGTGACGCAGCGTTTTCCCAACCTGAGCCTGCAGGTCATGGAGCTGGAGCGCCCGGCAGTGGAGCAACGCCTGCTGCGCGGCCAGCTGGACCTGGGGCTAGTCATCGTGTCCAACCTGACCCGCTTCGACAAGCTGCAGTACGACACCATGCTGCGCTCGCCCCGCCGCCTCTGGACGCATCCCGATCACTGCCTGCAGCAAGCCGCGAAAGTGTCGCTGCGCGACGTATCCGAAGCCGACTACATCATGCTGGATATGGACGAACACATCGAAACGGTGGGCAAGTACTGGGGCCGCTATGGCCTGGCGCCGCGCGTGCATTACCAAAGCCGGTCGCCAGAGGCCGTGCGCAGCCTGGTCGCCTTGCAGCAAGGCGTGACCATCCTGTCCGACCTGGTGTATCGGCCCTGGTCGCTCGAAGGCCGCCGCATCCTGCGCCGTGACATCAGCGACGAGGTGCCGACCATGGACATCGGCGGCGTCTGGCGCAAGAGCAGCGGATTGGGGCGCAGCGGTGAATTGCTGATGAACTTCCTTAGAACGTCGATCAAGGCGCTTGCGAATGCGTAG
- a CDS encoding LysR substrate-binding domain-containing protein, with translation MLPFLLAAFYETARQGSMTAAARHLQVSQPTVTSRIQQLESSYGVELFHRRGGRLELTRTGTELMPLARQMMQIQNDIDFKLRNGKQLLSGSLHIGTTGPNYIAAIICGFREQYPDASIGIEVGNSRSMLEALFDSRVDLAVASEPLNDPRLLRCEIATDPLVLVTHRAHPLAGRGQIALHDLAAHTLLLREQGSWTRSLMEEAMNARAVTPRSVLEMGSREMICRAVQHNLGCTLMPVRDVPQDDNLRTVAIEPDPPMLRVYLYCMRERASMPLAEAFIASLPNTTLQ, from the coding sequence ATGCTTCCCTTCCTACTGGCTGCGTTTTACGAAACCGCGCGACAGGGCAGCATGACCGCGGCGGCCAGGCATTTGCAGGTCAGCCAGCCCACGGTGACTTCGCGCATCCAGCAGCTGGAGTCCAGCTACGGAGTGGAGTTGTTCCACCGCCGCGGCGGGCGGCTGGAGCTGACGCGGACCGGCACGGAATTGATGCCGCTGGCCCGGCAGATGATGCAGATCCAGAACGATATCGATTTCAAGCTGCGCAACGGCAAGCAGCTGCTATCCGGTTCCTTGCACATCGGCACGACGGGGCCGAACTATATCGCCGCCATCATCTGCGGATTCCGGGAGCAGTATCCGGACGCGAGTATCGGCATCGAAGTAGGAAACTCGCGCTCCATGCTGGAGGCGCTGTTCGATTCCCGCGTCGATCTGGCGGTAGCCTCGGAACCTTTGAACGATCCCCGTCTGCTGCGCTGCGAGATCGCCACCGATCCTTTGGTGCTGGTCACGCACCGGGCGCATCCCCTGGCTGGCCGTGGCCAGATTGCGCTGCACGACCTGGCCGCGCACACGCTGTTGTTGCGCGAGCAGGGCTCCTGGACGCGCAGCCTGATGGAAGAGGCCATGAACGCGCGGGCCGTCACGCCCAGGTCGGTACTTGAAATGGGCAGCCGCGAGATGATCTGCCGGGCGGTCCAGCACAACCTGGGCTGTACGCTGATGCCCGTGCGCGACGTGCCGCAGGACGATAATCTGCGCACGGTGGCCATCGAACCTGACCCGCCCATGCTGCGGGTCTACCTCTACTGCATGCGCGAACGGGCTTCCATGCCCTTGGCGGAGGCGTTCATCGCCAGCCTGCCGAACACTACTTTGCAGTAA
- a CDS encoding phosphocholine-specific phospholipase C, whose protein sequence is MSFNPSKRRFLQNSLGTGAAAVALNAFPPAIRRALAIEANNVTGTINDVEHVVMLMLENRSFDSYFGTFKGVRGFGDRFPIPTPTTPNVFYQTYTGTATPGAGTIIPYHLDEAAGNAIRAGSTPHTWVDSQAAWDNGRMANWPDAKKPLAMGYYETAEVPFQRSLAEAFTLCDHYHCGMHTGTIANRLFYWTGTNGPNGTDPAGGSYTQTAGLNNEFNGGNDIGASTAGWTWTTYADRLEKAGVKWKVYQSLVDNYGCNEMMGFRHWRKEIENMPVARRPVYVNGSIANTAPNAAGAFYDPAIDDALSPLAKGFHNTMPYGFLETFREDISNGKLPSVSWIIPPSIYSEHPGPSSPTQGAWYVQEVLDALTSNPEVWSKTVLLINYDENDGFFDHLPPPTAPSHFADGSVAGGSTLSDTDMAVEYHNFTPIDATQPAVDGKPFGPGPRVPMWIVSPWSRGGYVNSQVFDHTSTLMFLEKRFGVAEPQISKYRRAVCGDLTSCFNFVSPNVDALETLSGRTTKASADSLATAQAALAAVTIPSATVSTALPVQATGSRPSRALPYELHTTAHVAAGASTVTLEFANNGTAGAVFHVYDKKHLDVAPRRYVVEAGKSLSGVWTVPVGDSGAYDLWVLGANGYHREFAGNLNEQQASGGPEIQVCYEVCDPAQVVVKLYNNGSTATTFTAAAKAYRKDGPWTATVQPGQVGELSWTLGDSSNWYDFLVTCTGAASFQRRFAGRIEIGKDSVTDPAMGTGAQ, encoded by the coding sequence ATGAGCTTCAATCCTTCGAAACGCAGATTCCTGCAAAACTCGCTTGGCACGGGCGCCGCCGCAGTTGCGCTCAATGCCTTCCCGCCGGCGATTCGCCGCGCGCTGGCCATCGAGGCCAACAACGTTACCGGCACCATCAATGACGTCGAACACGTCGTGATGCTGATGCTGGAAAACCGCTCCTTCGACAGTTACTTCGGTACGTTCAAGGGCGTGCGGGGCTTCGGCGATCGCTTCCCGATTCCGACGCCCACCACCCCCAACGTCTTCTACCAGACCTACACCGGGACGGCGACGCCGGGCGCCGGCACGATCATTCCTTACCACCTGGACGAAGCCGCGGGCAACGCGATTCGCGCCGGCAGCACGCCGCACACGTGGGTGGACTCGCAAGCCGCCTGGGACAATGGCCGCATGGCCAACTGGCCCGACGCCAAGAAGCCGCTGGCCATGGGCTATTACGAAACGGCTGAAGTGCCGTTCCAGCGTTCGCTGGCCGAAGCCTTCACGCTGTGCGACCACTATCACTGTGGCATGCACACGGGCACCATCGCCAACCGTCTGTTCTACTGGACCGGCACCAACGGCCCGAACGGCACCGATCCCGCCGGCGGCAGCTATACGCAGACGGCTGGTTTGAACAACGAGTTCAACGGCGGCAACGACATCGGTGCGTCGACTGCCGGCTGGACCTGGACCACCTACGCCGATCGCCTGGAGAAGGCCGGCGTGAAGTGGAAGGTTTACCAAAGCCTCGTCGACAACTACGGTTGCAACGAGATGATGGGCTTCCGCCACTGGCGCAAGGAAATCGAGAACATGCCGGTCGCGCGTCGCCCGGTCTATGTGAACGGCAGCATCGCCAACACCGCCCCGAATGCCGCGGGCGCGTTCTACGATCCGGCCATCGACGATGCCTTGAGCCCGCTGGCCAAGGGTTTCCACAACACCATGCCCTACGGCTTCCTGGAGACCTTCCGCGAGGATATCTCCAACGGCAAGCTGCCCTCGGTGTCGTGGATCATCCCGCCGTCGATCTACAGCGAGCATCCTGGACCTTCCAGCCCCACGCAAGGCGCCTGGTATGTGCAAGAGGTGCTGGACGCGTTGACCTCCAACCCCGAGGTCTGGAGCAAGACGGTCCTGCTGATCAACTATGACGAGAACGACGGCTTCTTCGATCACCTGCCGCCGCCGACCGCGCCGTCCCACTTCGCTGACGGCAGCGTCGCGGGCGGTTCGACTCTGTCCGACACCGACATGGCGGTGGAATATCACAACTTCACGCCCATCGACGCTACCCAACCGGCGGTCGATGGCAAGCCGTTCGGCCCCGGCCCGCGCGTGCCGATGTGGATCGTTTCGCCCTGGAGCCGCGGTGGTTACGTGAACTCGCAGGTCTTCGATCACACGTCCACGCTGATGTTCCTGGAAAAGCGTTTTGGCGTGGCCGAGCCGCAGATCAGCAAATACCGCCGTGCCGTCTGCGGCGACCTGACGTCCTGCTTCAACTTCGTCAGCCCCAACGTCGATGCGCTCGAAACCCTGTCGGGCCGCACCACGAAGGCATCCGCCGACAGCCTGGCCACGGCGCAGGCCGCCTTGGCCGCGGTGACGATTCCGTCGGCGACCGTCAGCACGGCGCTGCCGGTGCAGGCCACGGGGTCGCGTCCGTCGCGCGCGCTGCCTTATGAACTGCACACCACCGCCCACGTCGCCGCGGGCGCGAGCACGGTGACCCTGGAGTTCGCCAACAACGGCACGGCCGGTGCGGTTTTCCACGTCTACGACAAGAAGCATCTGGACGTGGCCCCGCGTCGCTACGTGGTCGAAGCGGGCAAGTCGCTTAGCGGCGTATGGACGGTACCGGTGGGCGATAGCGGTGCCTACGATCTGTGGGTGCTGGGCGCCAACGGCTACCACCGTGAGTTCGCGGGCAACCTGAACGAGCAGCAGGCTTCCGGCGGTCCTGAAATCCAGGTCTGCTATGAAGTGTGCGATCCCGCGCAGGTGGTGGTGAAGCTGTACAACAACGGCAGCACCGCGACCACGTTCACCGCGGCGGCCAAGGCCTATCGTAAGGATGGCCCGTGGACGGCGACCGTGCAGCCTGGCCAGGTGGGTGAGTTGAGCTGGACGTTGGGTGACAGCAGCAACTGGTACGATTTCCTCGTGACGTGCACGGGGGCCGCATCATTCCAGCGCCGCTTCGCAGGACGTATCGAGATCGGGAAGGACTCGGTGACGGACCCCGCCATGGGGACCGGCGCTCAGTAA
- a CDS encoding molybdopterin-dependent oxidoreductase codes for MGAIEISGYCTLCRSRCGTRNIVDHDALLRVVPDTAHPTGQAMCMKGRAAPELVHSPHRILHPMRRTRPKGDADPGWERISWEEALTLVAARMGEIRDQSGAEAVAFSVTTPSGTPLSDSIDWIERFVRAFGSPNICYATEICNWHKDFAHAFTYGSGMPVADYAGAGLILLWGHNPTNTWLAQANAIGNGRARGARLMVVDPRRTALAGQADAWLPVRPGTDAALALGLIHQLLHTRRYDAAFVREWTNAPLLVRADTGHFLRAEDIAGDVPAEASAPVFVVWREDNAGPALYDTRLPAAEQGGAHYALDGEYEIALRDGGRVRCVPVLALLAREAAAYTPERVAEITQVTPDALLVAADLLATSGPVAYHAWTGIGQHSNATQTERAVAVLHALTGSFDVPGGNRQYARHPVNRVNGFDLISPAQSAKALGLQERPLGPPANGWVTARDLYKAILEGRPYPVRALFGFGSNPLASQGDVEMAEAALRALEFHVHLDLFETPSARYADVLLPVNTPWEREGLRVGFEINQAAESRIQLRPRMVTPRGESRSDNDIVFDLACRLGMGDVFFDGSLERGWDHILAPVGITVADLRAAGGTLNPPLQGSDRKYEQQGFATETRRVELYSERLLRHGYAPMPVHAASPAEGGGRAYPLVLTSAKSGYYCHSQHRSLVSLRKRAPLPRVALGRGLAARKGVANGDWVRLSTPVGQARFVALVDDDLNDDVVVADYGWWQACPEIGQEGFAVQGADDGSGNDATGHHPLGSNYNALITAAQADPVSGSVPMRAFPCDLERDAEVDPQRRPWTGTRAFVVSHLYPRTRDVLEITFTAADGGSLPDYQPGQHVTVEVASDPAEKLMRAYSLVGSAISPHAAPRREYRVAVRRQYGAGADGAAWHGRMSGHLHKQLRLGDSVRLGTPGGSFVVPTHSPQPLVCFAAGIGITPFIAHLETLAALGPDEDLPEVWLHYANRDSTHHAYALRLAQLQARLPRLTIVDYYAHPLPTDGVAAARLTAACVDGALLRRRARFYMCGSEAMMRSLTEDLIARGVPAFDIFSEVFRSPPAPVLGGDASHAVRFARSSDTTATWTSARGTLLGFAESLGLNLPSGCRVGQCESCAVRIVSGQVRHLHGAEPEDPDICLTCQAVPVADLVLDA; via the coding sequence ATGGGCGCAATCGAGATCAGCGGCTACTGCACCTTATGCCGTTCACGTTGCGGCACACGCAACATCGTCGACCATGACGCGCTGCTGCGCGTCGTGCCGGATACCGCGCATCCCACTGGCCAGGCCATGTGCATGAAGGGTCGCGCGGCGCCGGAACTGGTGCACAGCCCCCATCGCATTCTGCATCCCATGCGCCGTACGCGGCCTAAAGGGGATGCCGATCCCGGCTGGGAACGTATCAGCTGGGAAGAAGCGCTGACCCTGGTGGCGGCGCGCATGGGGGAAATCCGCGACCAGAGCGGCGCGGAAGCGGTGGCGTTCAGCGTCACCACCCCATCCGGCACGCCGCTGTCGGACAGCATCGACTGGATCGAGCGCTTCGTTCGCGCCTTCGGCAGTCCCAACATCTGCTACGCGACGGAAATCTGCAACTGGCATAAGGATTTCGCCCACGCCTTCACCTATGGCAGCGGCATGCCGGTGGCTGATTACGCTGGCGCGGGCCTGATTCTGCTGTGGGGCCACAATCCGACCAATACGTGGCTGGCCCAGGCCAACGCCATCGGCAACGGCCGCGCGCGCGGTGCCCGGCTGATGGTGGTGGATCCCCGCCGCACCGCGCTGGCGGGGCAGGCCGACGCCTGGCTGCCGGTGCGGCCGGGTACCGACGCCGCCTTGGCCCTGGGCCTGATACACCAGTTGCTGCACACCCGGCGCTACGACGCGGCCTTTGTCCGCGAGTGGACCAACGCACCCTTGCTGGTGCGTGCCGACACGGGCCATTTCCTGCGCGCCGAGGATATCGCTGGCGACGTCCCGGCTGAGGCATCCGCGCCGGTTTTCGTGGTCTGGCGCGAGGATAACGCGGGTCCGGCGCTGTACGACACGCGGCTTCCCGCGGCGGAGCAGGGCGGGGCGCACTACGCCCTGGACGGCGAGTACGAGATTGCGCTGCGCGACGGCGGCCGCGTGCGCTGCGTGCCTGTCCTGGCGCTGCTGGCCAGGGAAGCCGCTGCTTACACGCCCGAGCGCGTGGCGGAGATCACGCAGGTGACGCCCGACGCCTTGCTGGTGGCCGCCGACCTGCTGGCGACCAGCGGCCCGGTGGCTTATCACGCGTGGACCGGTATCGGGCAGCATAGCAATGCCACCCAGACCGAACGCGCGGTGGCGGTACTGCATGCATTGACGGGCAGTTTTGATGTGCCCGGCGGCAACCGGCAGTACGCGCGCCATCCCGTGAATCGGGTCAATGGGTTTGACCTGATCAGCCCCGCGCAGAGCGCCAAGGCTTTGGGCCTGCAAGAGCGTCCCCTGGGACCGCCGGCGAATGGATGGGTGACGGCGCGGGATCTCTATAAGGCGATTCTTGAAGGCCGGCCCTATCCGGTCCGCGCGTTGTTCGGTTTCGGCTCGAATCCGTTGGCCTCGCAAGGCGATGTCGAGATGGCGGAGGCGGCCTTGCGGGCGCTGGAATTCCACGTCCATCTGGATTTGTTTGAAACGCCCAGCGCGCGTTATGCGGACGTCCTGCTGCCGGTGAATACGCCATGGGAGCGCGAAGGACTGCGTGTAGGTTTCGAGATCAACCAGGCGGCCGAGTCTCGCATCCAGTTGCGCCCGCGCATGGTGACGCCGCGGGGCGAGTCGCGCTCGGACAATGACATCGTCTTCGATCTGGCCTGTCGCCTGGGCATGGGCGACGTGTTCTTCGATGGCAGCCTGGAGCGTGGCTGGGACCACATCCTGGCGCCTGTCGGCATTACCGTCGCGGACTTGCGCGCGGCGGGCGGCACCTTGAATCCCCCCTTGCAGGGCAGTGACCGGAAGTACGAACAGCAGGGCTTTGCCACTGAAACGCGGCGCGTGGAACTGTATTCGGAGCGGCTGCTGCGGCACGGCTATGCGCCCATGCCAGTTCATGCGGCGTCGCCCGCGGAAGGCGGCGGCCGTGCCTATCCCTTGGTACTGACGTCGGCCAAGAGCGGCTATTACTGCCACAGCCAGCATCGGTCCCTGGTGTCCCTGCGCAAGCGGGCGCCCTTGCCGCGCGTGGCGTTGGGGCGCGGTCTGGCGGCGCGCAAGGGTGTCGCCAATGGCGATTGGGTGCGGCTTTCCACGCCGGTCGGACAGGCCCGCTTCGTCGCGCTGGTGGATGACGATCTGAACGATGACGTGGTGGTGGCGGACTACGGCTGGTGGCAAGCGTGCCCGGAGATAGGGCAGGAAGGCTTTGCCGTTCAAGGGGCGGACGACGGATCCGGCAACGACGCCACAGGCCACCACCCCTTGGGCAGCAACTACAACGCGCTGATCACCGCCGCGCAGGCGGACCCCGTCAGCGGGTCGGTACCAATGCGCGCTTTCCCCTGCGATCTGGAGCGGGATGCCGAGGTCGACCCGCAGCGCCGGCCCTGGACCGGGACGCGCGCTTTCGTTGTCAGCCATCTTTATCCCCGCACGCGCGACGTGCTTGAAATCACCTTCACCGCGGCCGATGGCGGCAGCTTGCCCGACTATCAGCCGGGCCAGCACGTCACCGTCGAAGTGGCGTCCGATCCCGCGGAAAAGCTGATGCGCGCCTATTCCCTGGTCGGGTCGGCGATCTCGCCCCATGCTGCGCCCCGGCGCGAATATCGCGTGGCCGTGCGTCGTCAGTATGGCGCCGGCGCGGATGGCGCGGCGTGGCACGGCCGTATGTCGGGCCATCTGCACAAGCAACTACGACTGGGCGACAGCGTGCGCCTGGGCACGCCGGGCGGCAGTTTCGTCGTGCCGACGCACTCGCCTCAGCCGCTGGTGTGTTTCGCCGCGGGCATCGGCATCACGCCTTTCATCGCGCATCTGGAAACCTTGGCTGCCCTGGGGCCTGACGAGGATCTGCCGGAGGTCTGGCTGCATTACGCCAATCGGGACAGCACGCATCACGCCTATGCCTTGCGCCTGGCCCAACTGCAGGCGCGCCTGCCGCGCCTGACCATCGTGGATTACTACGCCCATCCGCTGCCCACCGACGGTGTGGCGGCCGCCAGGCTGACGGCTGCCTGCGTGGACGGTGCGCTGCTGCGCCGCCGCGCGCGGTTCTATATGTGCGGCTCCGAAGCGATGATGCGCAGCCTTACCGAAGACCTGATCGCGCGCGGCGTGCCCGCTTTCGACATCTTCAGTGAGGTGTTTCGGTCGCCGCCCGCGCCCGTGCTCGGCGGCGACGCCAGCCATGCGGTGCGTTTCGCGCGGTCGAGCGATACGACGGCCACCTGGACCAGCGCGCGCGGCACCTTGCTGGGTTTTGCCGAGAGCCTGGGCCTGAACCTGCCCAGCGGTTGTCGGGTGGGGCAATGCGAAAGCTGTGCGGTGCGCATCGTCAGCGGGCAGGTGCGCCATCTGCATGGGGCCGAGCCGGAAGATCCAGATATTTGCTTGACTTGCCAGGCCGTGCCCGTCGCGGACCTGGTGCTTGATGCTTGA
- a CDS encoding short-chain fatty acid transporter, whose product MKTEALAKQAPAEAESGGGLERLAAGVTAWSEKWFPDAYIFAVIAVLVCALGAVAIGAPVQKVGIAFGDGFWSLIPFTMQMAFVAISGYVVAVSPPAAGLIERLARLPKTARGAICFIAFISIATSLFNWAISLIFSGLLARALARRPDLRMDYRAAGAAAYMGMGATWALGLSSAPAQLQANPASLPPSLLQITGVLPFSETIFLWQSMAIAAALTVATLVVAFYSTPRGDKAVTAADLGVDVNQPVVKSAPPSRPGDWMEYSPILTLLIVALGGIWIYNEFSTKNGVLAISNLNTYNFLFLMLGMLLHWRPRSFLAAVAKSVPSVGGVLIQFPLYGGVAFILTKAAGADGHTLTHMLSSFFVSVSSHASFPALMGVYSAVLGFFVPSGGGKWIIEAPYVMQAANDLHVHLGWAVTVYNAAEALPNLINPFWMLPLLGVLGVRARDVVGFTFTQLIVHAPIVLIMLWALASTLEYKPPVLP is encoded by the coding sequence ATGAAAACTGAAGCTCTAGCCAAACAAGCTCCCGCCGAGGCGGAATCGGGAGGCGGCCTGGAACGCCTTGCCGCCGGTGTCACCGCCTGGTCGGAAAAGTGGTTTCCTGACGCCTACATTTTCGCGGTCATCGCCGTGCTGGTGTGCGCGCTGGGCGCCGTCGCCATCGGCGCGCCCGTGCAGAAAGTCGGCATCGCCTTCGGCGACGGCTTCTGGTCCCTGATCCCGTTCACCATGCAAATGGCGTTCGTGGCGATTTCCGGCTACGTGGTGGCGGTGTCGCCGCCCGCTGCCGGCCTGATCGAGCGCCTGGCCCGCCTGCCCAAGACGGCACGCGGCGCCATCTGCTTCATCGCTTTCATCAGCATTGCCACGTCCCTGTTCAACTGGGCCATCAGCCTGATTTTCAGCGGCTTGCTGGCACGTGCCTTGGCGCGTCGCCCGGACCTGCGCATGGACTACCGTGCAGCCGGCGCCGCCGCCTATATGGGCATGGGCGCGACGTGGGCCTTGGGCCTGAGCTCGGCGCCCGCGCAGTTGCAGGCCAATCCGGCCAGCCTGCCGCCGTCGCTGTTGCAGATCACCGGCGTGCTGCCTTTTTCGGAAACCATCTTTCTGTGGCAGTCGATGGCCATCGCGGCGGCGTTGACTGTCGCGACGTTGGTGGTGGCGTTTTACTCCACGCCGCGCGGCGACAAGGCCGTCACCGCGGCAGACCTGGGTGTGGACGTCAACCAGCCGGTGGTAAAGTCCGCGCCGCCTTCGCGTCCTGGTGACTGGATGGAATACAGCCCGATCCTGACGCTGCTGATCGTCGCTTTGGGCGGCATCTGGATCTACAACGAGTTCAGCACCAAAAATGGCGTGCTGGCGATTTCCAATCTGAATACCTATAACTTCCTGTTCCTGATGCTGGGCATGTTGCTGCACTGGCGTCCGCGCAGCTTCCTGGCCGCGGTGGCGAAGTCGGTGCCGTCGGTGGGTGGGGTGTTGATCCAGTTCCCCTTGTACGGCGGCGTGGCTTTCATCCTGACCAAGGCGGCGGGTGCTGACGGCCATACCTTGACGCACATGCTGTCGTCGTTCTTCGTGTCGGTGTCGTCGCATGCGTCTTTCCCGGCGTTGATGGGCGTCTATTCGGCCGTGCTGGGCTTTTTCGTGCCGTCGGGCGGCGGCAAGTGGATCATCGAAGCGCCTTATGTCATGCAGGCGGCCAATGATCTGCACGTCCACCTCGGCTGGGCCGTGACCGTGTACAACGCCGCGGAAGCCTTGCCCAACCTGATCAATCCCTTCTGGATGCTGCCGCTGCTGGGCGTGCTCGGCGTCCGCGCTCGCGACGTGGTGGGCTTCACTTTCACGCAATTGATCGTGCACGCGCCTATCGTGCTGATCATGCTGTGGGCACTGGCGTCCACGCTGGAATACAAACCGCCGGTGTTGCCGTAG